A single genomic interval of Camelina sativa cultivar DH55 chromosome 11, Cs, whole genome shotgun sequence harbors:
- the LOC104724682 gene encoding 14 kDa proline-rich protein DC2.15-like: MAYSKIALLFLFNVIFLTLVSSTSVPCPPPPSKSYHKKPSPSSPYHKATCKDALKLKVCANVLDLVKVSLPPTSQCCALIDNLVDLEAAVCLCTALKANLLGINLNVPISLNLVLNHCGKKVPSGFKCA, encoded by the coding sequence ATGGCTTATTCTAAGATAgctcttcttttcctcttcaatGTCATCTTCCTCACCTTGGTCAGCTCGACTTCTGTCCCttgtccaccaccaccatccaAGAGCTATCACAAGAAGCCCTCACCATCGTCTCCTTACCACAAAGCCACATGTAAAGACGCTCTTAAACTCAAGGTATGTGCTAACGTGTTGGATTTGGTTAAGGTTTCTCTACCACCAACGTCCCAGTGTTGCGCTCTCATCGATAATTTAGTTGATCTTGAAGCCGCAGTCTGTCTTTGCACCGCCCTAAAGGCTAATCTTCTTGGTATCAACCTTAACGTTCCAATTTCTTTAAACCTTGTCCTAAACCATTGCGGTAAGAAGGTTCCATCTGGTTTCAAATGTGCCTAG